A window from Dehalococcoidia bacterium encodes these proteins:
- a CDS encoding winged helix-turn-helix transcriptional regulator translates to MRWTGAIIRALLSGVTRFSDVTQTVPGLSDRMLSERFKELEAEGVVERRVLPETPVRIEYHLTEKGRALAGAVDAISAWANDWVSPEPAAKSAARTRT, encoded by the coding sequence TTGCGCTGGACCGGCGCCATCATTCGCGCGCTGCTCAGCGGCGTCACGCGCTTCAGCGACGTCACGCAGACGGTGCCCGGCCTCAGCGATCGCATGCTGTCGGAGCGGTTCAAGGAGCTTGAGGCCGAGGGCGTCGTCGAACGGCGCGTGCTCCCGGAGACGCCCGTGCGGATCGAGTACCACCTGACCGAAAAAGGACGCGCGCTCGCCGGCGCCGTCGACGCTATCTCGGCCTGGGCGAACGACTGGGTCTCGCCGGAGCCGGCGGCCAAAAGCGCAGCCCGTACGCGCACCTAG
- a CDS encoding AlkA N-terminal domain-containing protein gives MRHNGAMTSATISGVRTTGIYCRADCTASPLARNVTLYPSSIAAEAHGFRPCLRCRPDRLPPFSADGETIVARGLRMISDGALDAYTEVDLAQRLATSERHLRRLFLSELGATPDFIARSRRAHFARRLLDETDLSMPVVAAAAGFRSVRQMNRMIIETFRFTPTVLRAKRGKNDRMAADGGLRLRLPFAGAPAFDSTLAYLASRAIPGVEAVDAGTYRRSVVMCGYPGVIEVAQGDASHLHVTVHLAALTSLIDAVARIRRIAGLDQPGDASELLKRDSMLRPLIARRPGLRVPGAWDPFEVAVRIIVGQQISVRGASTITGRIAQCFGEGVGGVGGWGLTHTFPSARRIAGVRVDQLRETGLTQSRAESVRAFARVYAEGKVPLDGSHTLEDLVGALTSLPGIGPWSAQMIAMRAASSVDAFPAGDLGLRKAAATLLQREDVPGAEELAERAEAWRPHRGVAAMYLWSSLAH, from the coding sequence ATGCGCCACAATGGGGCCATGACCTCGGCAACGATCAGCGGCGTGCGCACGACCGGCATCTACTGCAGGGCGGACTGCACCGCGAGCCCGCTGGCCCGCAACGTGACGCTCTACCCGTCATCGATCGCGGCGGAGGCGCACGGATTTCGGCCATGTCTGCGCTGCAGGCCAGACCGCCTGCCGCCATTCTCGGCGGACGGCGAGACGATCGTCGCACGCGGGCTGCGGATGATCAGCGACGGCGCTCTCGACGCATATACCGAGGTCGACCTGGCGCAGCGGCTCGCGACGAGTGAGCGTCATCTGCGGCGCCTGTTCCTGAGCGAGCTTGGCGCGACGCCGGACTTCATCGCGCGATCGCGTCGCGCGCACTTCGCGCGGCGGCTGCTCGACGAGACGGACCTTTCGATGCCCGTCGTCGCGGCGGCGGCGGGCTTTCGCAGCGTGCGGCAGATGAACCGCATGATCATAGAAACGTTCCGCTTCACGCCGACGGTGCTGCGTGCGAAACGCGGCAAGAACGACCGCATGGCGGCGGACGGCGGCCTGCGGCTGCGTCTGCCGTTCGCCGGGGCGCCGGCGTTCGATAGCACGCTGGCATACCTGGCCTCGCGCGCCATTCCCGGCGTGGAGGCCGTCGATGCCGGGACGTACCGCCGCAGCGTCGTGATGTGCGGATATCCGGGAGTCATCGAAGTCGCGCAGGGCGACGCGAGCCATCTGCACGTGACGGTGCATCTTGCGGCGCTGACTTCGCTAATCGATGCCGTCGCGCGCATCCGGCGCATCGCGGGGCTCGATCAGCCGGGCGATGCGAGCGAGCTTCTGAAGCGCGATTCGATGTTGCGGCCGCTGATCGCGCGCCGCCCCGGGCTGCGCGTGCCGGGGGCGTGGGATCCGTTTGAAGTTGCGGTCCGGATTATCGTCGGGCAGCAGATCTCGGTGCGAGGCGCGAGCACGATCACGGGGCGGATCGCGCAGTGCTTCGGTGAAGGTGTGGGCGGCGTCGGCGGCTGGGGACTGACGCACACATTTCCTTCGGCGCGTCGCATCGCCGGCGTCAGGGTCGACCAGTTGCGCGAGACGGGGTTGACGCAGTCGCGCGCCGAGAGCGTGCGGGCGTTTGCCCGCGTCTACGCGGAGGGCAAGGTGCCGTTGGACGGCTCGCACACGCTCGAGGACCTGGTGGGCGCGCTCACGAGCTTGCCGGGCATCGGGCCGTGGTCCGCGCAGATGATCGCCATGCGCGCCGCGTCGAGCGTGGACGCCTTTCCTGCGGGAGACCTGGGATTACGCAAGGCTGCTGCCACGCTGTTACAGCGGGAGGACGTGCCCGGCGCGGAGGAGTTGGCCGAACGCGCCGAGGCGTGGCGCCCGCACCGCGGTGTCGCGGCCATGTATCTCTGGTCGTCGCTGGCGCACTGA
- a CDS encoding YceI family protein, with protein MSTWSIDPAHSSAEFAVKHMMVTTVKGRFNIAEGTLRIDEGDPSRSSVRAAIDVASVDTGVADRDAHLRSDDFFNAEQYPRFTFETTRLERVDDERWRMTGDLTMRDVTRPVALDVEFEGRGIDAYGKDRAGFVATAKINRKDFGVSWNGAIETGGVVVSDSVKITLNIAAIRQD; from the coding sequence GTGAGCACCTGGAGCATCGACCCGGCGCACTCCAGCGCCGAATTCGCCGTCAAGCACATGATGGTGACGACGGTGAAGGGTCGATTCAACATCGCCGAAGGGACGCTGCGCATCGACGAGGGCGATCCGTCCCGTTCAAGCGTCAGGGCCGCCATCGACGTCGCAAGCGTCGACACGGGCGTCGCCGACCGCGACGCGCACCTGCGCTCGGACGACTTCTTCAACGCCGAGCAGTATCCCCGGTTCACGTTCGAGACCACGCGCCTGGAGCGGGTGGACGACGAGCGTTGGCGCATGACGGGCGATCTGACGATGCGCGACGTGACGCGGCCCGTGGCCCTGGACGTGGAGTTCGAAGGTCGCGGCATCGACGCGTACGGCAAGGACCGCGCCGGATTCGTGGCGACGGCGAAGATCAACCGCAAGGACTTCGGCGTCAGTTGGAACGGTGCGATCGAGACGGGCGGCGTCGTGGTGAGCGACAGCGTGAAGATCACGCTGAACATCGCGGCGATACGCCAGGACTGA
- a CDS encoding methylated-DNA--[protein]-cysteine S-methyltransferase, whose protein sequence is MRTNPPSHATIIQVTTFASPVGEITFAMDGPALCALKFAGGRTSVWPALARRYGPDVELAEASARHPAVVALLAYFDGDLDALDAIEVSAGGTPFQQRVWQTLRAIPVGQTASYADIAHRIGAPKAFRAVARANATNPVGIVIPCHRVIGADGALRGYGGGLERKAWLLEHERTARAPRHGEQIALSAR, encoded by the coding sequence ATGAGAACGAACCCGCCCTCCCACGCCACGATCATCCAGGTCACCACGTTCGCGTCGCCCGTGGGGGAGATCACGTTCGCGATGGACGGCCCCGCGCTCTGCGCGCTGAAGTTCGCCGGCGGCCGCACCTCCGTCTGGCCGGCGCTCGCCCGGCGCTACGGCCCCGACGTCGAACTCGCCGAGGCGAGCGCGCGCCATCCCGCCGTCGTCGCGCTGCTCGCCTACTTCGACGGCGACCTCGATGCGCTCGACGCCATCGAGGTCAGCGCCGGCGGCACGCCGTTTCAGCAGCGCGTCTGGCAGACGCTCCGCGCAATACCCGTCGGACAGACGGCGTCCTACGCCGATATCGCGCATCGCATCGGCGCTCCGAAGGCGTTTCGCGCCGTCGCGCGTGCCAACGCCACCAACCCTGTAGGCATCGTCATTCCGTGTCATCGCGTGATCGGCGCCGATGGCGCGCTCCGCGGCTACGGCGGCGGCCTCGAGCGAAAGGCGTGGCTGCTCGAACATGAGCGCACCGCCCGCGCACCGCGTCATGGCGAGCAGATCGCCCTGTCCGCTCGCTGA
- a CDS encoding M14 family zinc carboxypeptidase, with protein MLLGKGQGMARRGSRDLRAWCAGALVLAALVGGACTFTIGRSVEQRDIGVQRFGSGPRAVLLIGGLHTGAEDNSRMIVEQLAVYLGANPGAVPASVTLYVLPSANPDGTARGIHTNARGIDLNRNWPADDWSSDACHPASGCRRGLGGPAPLSEPETAALYNFVATLRPEITIVWHAEAPLVEANEVPGADVYGQRFAEASGYPYVEEWTAYRITGQLIDALEQRLALRAFDVELANCCQITPEEFDRNLRGLLAVLQEVSGERVATPTAERTPAKPTPTPFRVPDIEVP; from the coding sequence ATGCTTCTCGGGAAGGGACAGGGCATGGCGCGTCGGGGTTCTCGTGATCTGCGGGCATGGTGTGCGGGCGCGCTCGTGCTGGCCGCGCTGGTGGGCGGCGCCTGCACCTTTACGATCGGGCGTTCCGTCGAACAGCGGGACATCGGCGTGCAGCGGTTCGGCTCCGGACCGCGCGCGGTGCTGCTAATCGGCGGGCTGCACACGGGCGCCGAGGACAACAGCCGCATGATCGTCGAGCAGTTGGCCGTGTACCTGGGCGCAAACCCCGGCGCCGTGCCCGCTAGCGTGACGCTGTACGTGCTTCCCTCCGCGAATCCCGATGGTACGGCGCGCGGCATCCACACGAACGCGCGCGGCATCGATCTCAACCGCAACTGGCCGGCCGACGACTGGAGCAGCGACGCCTGTCACCCGGCGTCGGGTTGCCGTCGCGGACTGGGCGGCCCGGCGCCGCTGTCGGAGCCGGAAACGGCGGCGCTGTACAACTTCGTCGCGACGCTGCGGCCGGAGATCACGATCGTCTGGCACGCCGAAGCGCCCCTCGTCGAAGCGAACGAGGTGCCCGGCGCGGACGTCTACGGCCAGCGCTTTGCCGAGGCATCGGGATATCCGTACGTCGAAGAGTGGACGGCGTACCGGATCACCGGTCAACTGATCGACGCGCTGGAGCAGCGGCTGGCGCTGCGGGCCTTCGACGTCGAGCTTGCGAACTGCTGCCAGATCACGCCGGAGGAGTTCGACCGCAATCTGCGCGGGTTGCTCGCCGTGCTGCAGGAAGTATCGGGCGAACGCGTCGCCACGCCGACGGCGGAGCGTACACCGGCGAAGCCCACGCCGACGCCGTTCCGCGTGCCTGACATCGAAGTACCGTAG
- a CDS encoding LLM class flavin-dependent oxidoreductase: MTVELGITTFAEITPDPASGETIDGAQRLRNLIEEIELADQIGLEVFGVGEHHRPDFAVSSPTVVLGAAAVKTKRIRLSSAVTVLSSDDPVRVFQDFATVDLLSNGRAEIMAGRGSFTESFPLFGYDLGDYDDLFAEKLELLLRLRESERVTWEGTHRAPIKDLGVYPRPVQHPLPIWIAVGGSVDSVMRAGKLGLPLMIAIIGGAPERFVPLVDTYRESGRTAGHDASRLAVGINSHAFIAGDSQQAADLFYPPYAHVMSKIGRERGWSPMNRGQFEAMRSPRGSLLVGSPDEVIDKMLFEHELFGYQRFLVQFSVGTMPHASVMKSIELFGTKVAPAVRKATSSGESAGGEGSRGDRVATSP, from the coding sequence ATGACCGTAGAACTTGGCATCACAACATTCGCCGAGATTACGCCCGACCCCGCTTCGGGCGAGACGATCGATGGCGCGCAGCGGCTGCGCAACCTGATCGAAGAGATCGAGCTGGCGGACCAGATTGGACTGGAGGTGTTCGGCGTCGGCGAGCATCACCGGCCGGATTTCGCCGTCTCGTCGCCGACGGTGGTGTTGGGCGCCGCCGCCGTCAAGACGAAGCGGATCCGCCTCTCGAGCGCGGTGACCGTGCTCAGCTCCGACGATCCGGTGCGCGTGTTTCAGGACTTCGCGACGGTCGACCTGCTGTCGAACGGGCGCGCCGAGATCATGGCGGGGCGCGGGTCGTTCACGGAGTCGTTTCCGCTGTTCGGCTACGACCTGGGCGACTACGACGATTTGTTCGCGGAGAAATTGGAGCTTTTGCTGCGACTACGTGAGAGCGAGCGCGTCACGTGGGAGGGCACGCATCGCGCGCCTATCAAGGACCTGGGCGTCTACCCGCGGCCGGTGCAGCATCCGCTGCCGATCTGGATCGCGGTGGGCGGCAGCGTGGACTCCGTCATGCGCGCGGGCAAGCTTGGCCTGCCGCTGATGATCGCGATCATCGGCGGGGCGCCGGAGCGATTCGTGCCGCTGGTCGATACCTACCGCGAGTCGGGACGCACCGCCGGGCACGATGCATCGCGGCTGGCGGTCGGCATCAACTCGCACGCGTTCATCGCCGGGGACTCGCAGCAGGCGGCGGACCTGTTTTACCCGCCGTACGCGCACGTCATGAGCAAGATCGGACGCGAACGCGGGTGGTCGCCCATGAATCGCGGCCAGTTCGAGGCGATGCGTTCGCCGCGCGGCTCGCTGCTCGTCGGCAGCCCGGACGAGGTGATCGACAAGATGCTGTTCGAGCACGAGTTGTTCGGGTACCAGCGGTTCCTCGTGCAGTTCAGCGTCGGGACGATGCCGCACGCGAGCGTGATGAAGTCGATCGAGCTGTTCGGCACGAAGGTGGCGCCGGCTGTGCGCAAGGCGACATCTTCGGGCGAATCGGCCGGAGGAGAAGGCTCGCGCGGCGACAGGGTGGCGACTTCGCCGTAA